In Citrus sinensis cultivar Valencia sweet orange chromosome 3, DVS_A1.0, whole genome shotgun sequence, the sequence GCTTGATGAAATGCCTGTGAGACTGAGAAGTGTCGTTTCTTGGAACTCTATAATATCTGCGCATTCCCGTGCTTGTTTGAATGATGAAGCCATTTTGGTTTTGAAGGAAATGTGGGTTCTTGGTTTGGAACTTAGTGCTTCTACGTTTGTTAGTGTTGTGTCTGGTTGTAGCTTTCGACAAGGAATATCAATGCATTGCTGCGTCTATAAACTTGGGCTGTTAAATAATGAGATACCTTTGGCTAATTCAGTCATGAGTATGTATGTAAAATTCGGTAAAGTTAATGAAGCTCGTTCCATCTTTGATGAAATAGGTGAAACTTCCATCGTTTCATGGACTACTATTATTGGTGGGTATGTGAATGTTGGAAATGTGAATGAAGCTTTTGGTCTATGTAATCAAATGAGACGAATGAGTGTCACTCCCGATTTGGTAGTGTTCTTAAATCTCATTTTGGGTTGTGCACAAGTAGGGAATCTGTTTCTAGCTTTGTCCATGCATTCTCTTTTACTGAAATCTGGATACAATAATGAGGATCCCCTTGACAACTTGCTAGTTAGCATGTATACAAAATGTGGCGACCTTGAGTTGGCTCGTAGAGTATTTGATGCGGTACTTGAAAAAAGTGTGTTCTTGTGGACGTCCATGATTGGTGGGTATGCACAGTTGGGTTATCCTAGTGAGGCAGTGAATCTCTTTAAAAGATTGTTGAAAACATCTGTTAGACCCAATGAAGCAACTCTTGCTACTACTCTTTCAGCTTGTGCAGAGTTGGGGTCATTAAGCGAGGGGAAAGAGATTGAAGAGTACATTGTGCTAAATGGGTTAGAATCAAATCGGCAAGTTCAGACCTCTTTGATACACATGTTCTCCAAATGTGGGAGGATAAACAAGGCAAAAGAAGTGTTTGAGAGGGTACCAGACAAAGACTTAGCTGTTTGGAGTGCAATGATAAATGGTTATGCTATTCATGGGATGGGAGATCAGGCTCTTAATCTGTTTTATAAGATGCAACATGTAGAAGGTCTAAAGCCAGATGCTGTAGTTTACACGAGCATATTATCAGCTTGCAGTCATTCAGGAATGGTTGACGATGGATTGAGTTTTTTCAAAAGCATGCAGAGTAATTTTGGGATAGAACCCAGCATAGAACATTATTTATGCTTGGTAGATCTTCTTGGTAGAGCCGGTCGTTTTGACTTGGCCCTGAAGACCATCCACGAGATGCCTGTCGAAGTACAAGCTCAAGTTTGGGCTCCATTGCTTAGTGCATGCATGAAACACCATAATGTTGAACTAGGGGAATATGCAGCTAAGAATTTGTTGACTCTAAACCCTGGAAGCACTGGCAATTACATATTGATGGCTAATTTGTTCACATCTGCAGGTATGTGGAAGGAAGCGGCTACAGCAAGAGGCTTGATGGATGATAGGAGATTGACAAAAGAACCTGGTTGGAGTCAGGTAGAGATTGATGGCTCTGTTCAAGTTTTTGTTGCTGGAGACCGATCCCACCATCTGTCAGTTGACATCCGTAAGACCTTAAAGGAGCTACATATTAAACTATTAGAGGCAGGGTATATTGCAGAAGCAGACATTGTTCCATGACTTGTGAAGGGAAGAGGAGGAAACATTGGAGGTTAATAGTGAGTAATTGGACAATGAATTTGGCCTCGTCAGCTCTAAGGCAAGTATGACCGAGAGTTACAGGAAGCCATCTGATTCCAGACATTGTCCCTGCTTTCAACGTTGTCTGTTTCTTGTACGATAAAAGGATTTCTGGAGATCATACTTCTCCTCGGTGCCAAATACATCCCAAGCATTATCTCTATGTGATCTCAGAATAGACCAGGACCTTCTTGCACTGGAGAGACATCATGCATTAGTTCCTTTTCGCCATGCAAATGAAAGGAAAGTTGGTGATGTAATCACGCCTTAACTTGATGAAGGTAATTTGCTAGCTTCGGTTATTGGCTTCCTCTAATAATCTTGCATACTTGATACGCTTGGAACTTTTCCTTCAACTGACTCTGACTCTGAATTTACAGAACGTTGTTAGTATGTGACACGTGTCCTCTGTGgtgcaagaaaaagaagaggcAGTTCATGAACCTCAGCTTGGCAGAAAATTTGACATCCTCAAGGCAAAATCGTTTCATGCTTGACAATTTGACAAACAAGTATGATTTACAACAAAGAATGGTAACTGGCATTAATTTCTCTTAGTCTGTACTTTTTACAAGGTAAATAACGTCTTATATCTTTCATCGGGTGTCATTTTACTATAAACAGTAGACTTATAAAAGTTGAAACCACCGTGATCTACATCTGCTGTAATTCCTTATCTAAGAATGCTGTAATCTTTGAATGAACTACATCCTTTCTGCAAGAAACTAAGCAAGAGCTGATGTTCAAATTCAAAGGAATACACATCTGAAAAGTACAACAAAAATCAATGCAACAGCAACAGTGGCTCTCACCGTAGATCCTCTAAAATTTCCTGCCCATGTCTTtcttattttgagaatttggCTATTTCATGGCCCTCTCATCTTCTCAACAATGTGCCTGCCCTTTTCTTCGATGTGACGCCTTTTCTCTTCAAGTTTCTCCTTCATATTCTTTCCCAGATCAAGCATTCGTGCCCTTCTACCTGGTTTTTTCAGCCTTGAATCATCCTCCTCTATTCCAATCATCTGTTTTTCTGATTGAGTTGAACTAGTAGCAGATGGTGATTGGCACTCTGAGAGTTCCTCTTTATTCTGTTGACATGCTTCCTGTGAGTTGTCAATTTCCAGTAATGGCGTTCTTAGTTCTCGTAAAAACTTGCTATTTTGAATAGCCGGAGTGGAAGAACTTGTTGAGGGTATTGATGTAACTTTAGATACAGTGTCCGGCCGTTCATAGCAATCTAAgttctttgaattttgattcttttgttCTGGCTGATCAATTGATGTCACAGTGGTAGCTTCCATTGTGGTTTTTACTTCAGTGGTTTGGGAGCTGAAAGCTTCACATGCAGGGACTTGATCACTATTAGCTTCATGATTAAGCCATATAAAAGGAGCAACATTCCGTGGCACCCAATCATCCTTTTCTGCTGACATCCAGGGAACGGATACACTTTCACAGTTTGGAAGTACCATAGTTTCCCGGATGGAAGCCTGCAAAAAATGAAGTCAATATCAGCAGTAGCTA encodes:
- the LOC102630661 gene encoding pentatricopeptide repeat-containing protein DOT4, chloroplastic-like, whose amino-acid sequence is MQHLSSINPKRPLYLWNLMIRNSTNNGSFEETLSTYSSMLQTGVHGNSFTFPLVLKACANINSIWDGKRVHSHVLKVGFQQDAFVQTGLIDMYSKCSDFVSSRKVLDEMPVRLRSVVSWNSIISAHSRACLNDEAILVLKEMWVLGLELSASTFVSVVSGCSFRQGISMHCCVYKLGLLNNEIPLANSVMSMYVKFGKVNEARSIFDEIGETSIVSWTTIIGGYVNVGNVNEAFGLCNQMRRMSVTPDLVVFLNLILGCAQVGNLFLALSMHSLLLKSGYNNEDPLDNLLVSMYTKCGDLELARRVFDAVLEKSVFLWTSMIGGYAQLGYPSEAVNLFKRLLKTSVRPNEATLATTLSACAELGSLSEGKEIEEYIVLNGLESNRQVQTSLIHMFSKCGRINKAKEVFERVPDKDLAVWSAMINGYAIHGMGDQALNLFYKMQHVEGLKPDAVVYTSILSACSHSGMVDDGLSFFKSMQSNFGIEPSIEHYLCLVDLLGRAGRFDLALKTIHEMPVEVQAQVWAPLLSACMKHHNVELGEYAAKNLLTLNPGSTGNYILMANLFTSAGMWKEAATARGLMDDRRLTKEPGWSQVEIDGSVQVFVAGDRSHHLSVDIRKTLKELHIKLLEAGYIAEADIVP